Proteins encoded in a region of the Mucilaginibacter sabulilitoris genome:
- the ung gene encoding uracil-DNA glycosylase: MANALDPSWLEVLKGEFDKDYMIKLKKFLQDEKTAGQLVYPKNSDIFNAFNTTHFDDVKVVILGQDPYHGAHQAHGLSFSVQKGIAIPRSLINIYKELQTDIPGFKAPSHGNLEEWAQQGVLLLNATLTVRASNPGSHQKRGWEEFTDHVIKTISDKKEGIVFILWGAFAQSKVVLIDEKKHFILKSPHPSPFSAERGFFGSKPFSKTNAILEKEGKKPIDWQIH, from the coding sequence ATGGCAAACGCATTAGACCCCTCCTGGCTCGAAGTTTTAAAAGGCGAATTTGATAAAGACTACATGATAAAACTTAAAAAGTTTTTGCAGGACGAAAAGACAGCAGGACAGTTAGTTTACCCCAAAAACAGCGATATTTTTAATGCCTTTAATACCACCCATTTTGATGATGTTAAGGTAGTTATATTGGGCCAGGACCCTTATCATGGGGCACACCAGGCTCACGGGCTTTCATTCTCGGTACAAAAGGGTATTGCCATTCCGCGTTCGCTGATCAATATATACAAAGAGCTGCAAACGGATATTCCTGGGTTTAAAGCCCCGTCGCATGGTAATCTGGAAGAGTGGGCACAACAGGGTGTACTATTATTAAACGCAACCTTAACCGTTAGGGCAAGCAACCCGGGCTCGCATCAAAAAAGAGGCTGGGAAGAGTTTACTGATCATGTGATCAAAACCATCTCCGACAAAAAAGAAGGCATTGTATTTATACTTTGGGGAGCATTTGCCCAATCAAAAGTGGTGTTGATAGATGAAAAGAAACATTTTATTTTAAAATCGCCACACCCCTCTCCATTCTCTGCAGAACGGGGATTTTTTGGCAGCAAACCTTTTTCAAAAACCAATGCCATACTTGAAAAGGAAGGCAAAAAGCCAATTGACTGGCAAATACATTAG
- a CDS encoding DUF2892 domain-containing protein has translation MSNIVRLIITCVLFGAAVALCAFGFWGWGILVLLLGGILLLSFFFNENMILSQYFLRKENTEKAELWLMKITDYEKQLHKNQHGYYNLLIGLIESRKAPMKSEKYFKKALQLGMKMSHNVALAKLSLAGISMAKRNKREAQMYLSEATKDDKNKLLTEQIKMMKGQLAQMDKQVVRGGYRQF, from the coding sequence ATGTCAAATATTGTTAGGTTAATTATTACCTGTGTGTTATTCGGTGCGGCCGTTGCGCTTTGTGCTTTTGGCTTTTGGGGCTGGGGGATTTTAGTGTTGTTATTAGGCGGTATATTACTGCTGAGTTTCTTCTTTAATGAAAATATGATCTTGTCGCAATATTTTCTGCGCAAGGAGAATACCGAAAAGGCAGAACTATGGTTAATGAAGATTACTGATTATGAAAAACAGCTGCATAAAAATCAACACGGCTATTATAATTTGTTAATTGGGCTTATCGAATCACGTAAAGCACCCATGAAATCTGAGAAGTACTTTAAAAAGGCGCTTCAACTGGGTATGAAAATGTCGCACAATGTTGCGCTGGCTAAATTAAGTCTTGCCGGTATATCTATGGCTAAACGTAACAAACGGGAAGCGCAGATGTATCTGTCTGAAGCTACAAAAGACGATAAAAATAAATTATTAACTGAGCAGATCAAGATGATGAAGGGGCAATTGGCTCAGATGGATAAACAGGTAGTAAGAGGCGGATACCGCCAGTTTTAA
- a CDS encoding Lrp/AsnC family transcriptional regulator: MAAELDKIDFQILKILQENGRITNLQLSNEIGLSPAPTLERVRKLENAEYIKSYHALVDEEKLGLGIKTFIQISLDFHQKNTIQTFLDEIKHIKEVTECHHVTGQCDFLLKVYVRDIKSYEQLIMEKISRITVVKTFQTMMIMSTSKKEPIVPLEY, from the coding sequence ATGGCTGCCGAATTAGATAAAATTGATTTTCAAATACTTAAGATATTACAGGAAAACGGGAGAATAACCAACCTTCAGCTTTCAAATGAGATAGGGCTTTCACCAGCGCCAACACTGGAGCGTGTAAGAAAACTGGAGAACGCGGAATATATAAAAAGCTATCACGCCCTTGTTGACGAAGAGAAACTTGGCCTGGGAATAAAAACTTTTATCCAGATATCGCTTGATTTTCATCAGAAAAATACCATCCAGACATTCCTGGATGAGATAAAACACATCAAAGAAGTTACCGAATGCCATCACGTAACGGGGCAGTGCGATTTTTTATTGAAAGTTTACGTACGTGACATTAAATCATACGAACAACTGATCATGGAAAAAATAAGCCGCATTACGGTAGTTAAAACTTTCCAAACCATGATGATTATGTCTACCAGTAAAAAAGAGCCGATAGTGCCGCTGGAATATTAG
- the lysS gene encoding lysine--tRNA ligase — MSIALSEQEIIRRESLQQLRALGINPYPAEAFDVNAWARDITDNFNNKPEEYQNVVIAGRIMTRRIMGSASFAELQDSTGRIQIYLKRDDICPDEDKTLYNTVFKKLLDIGDYIGVKGYVFLTQTGEISVHVRELIVLSKSLKPLPVVKREDDGTIHDGFTDPELRYRQRYVDLTVNPGYKQIFINRSKVINSMRSYFNAQGWMEVETPILQPVHGGAAARPFATHHNTLDMPLFLRIANELYLKRLIVAGFDGVFEFGKMFRNEGMDRTHNPEFTAMEIYVAYKDYIWMMAMVEECLETVAKAVHGIPVVQVGQHEINFAGPYEKLSMYDSILKYTGIDVSAMDEAGLRETCKELNIEVNPTMGKGKLIDEIFSAKVEHNLIQPTYITDYPIEMTPLAKKHRTKDGLVERFELFVNGKEIANAYSELNDPIDQRERLEEQLILAGRGDDEAMAMDDDFLRALEYGMPPTSGLGIGIDRLVMLMTNQSTIQEVLFFPQMRPEKKVKVATADDFINIGVRAEWVPVLNKMGFNTVEELKAGNPNKVFNDLGGMRKKLKLDITMPTKEEVMAWFE, encoded by the coding sequence ATGAGTATTGCACTATCCGAACAGGAAATTATACGCCGCGAATCTTTACAACAATTAAGGGCATTGGGTATTAACCCATACCCTGCCGAAGCTTTTGATGTTAACGCCTGGGCACGGGACATTACCGATAATTTCAATAATAAACCCGAAGAATACCAGAATGTAGTAATTGCAGGCCGGATCATGACCCGCCGTATTATGGGCAGTGCCTCATTTGCCGAGCTGCAGGATTCAACCGGGCGGATACAAATTTACCTGAAGCGTGATGACATTTGCCCTGATGAGGATAAGACCCTTTACAATACCGTATTTAAAAAACTGCTGGATATTGGCGATTACATAGGCGTTAAAGGCTATGTGTTTTTAACCCAAACCGGCGAAATTTCTGTTCATGTTCGTGAATTGATCGTACTTTCAAAATCACTTAAACCGTTGCCGGTTGTTAAACGTGAAGACGACGGAACTATACATGATGGCTTTACCGATCCGGAGCTGCGTTACCGCCAGCGTTATGTTGATTTAACCGTTAACCCCGGATATAAACAAATATTCATCAATCGCTCTAAAGTGATCAATAGCATGCGCAGCTATTTTAACGCACAGGGATGGATGGAAGTGGAAACCCCGATATTACAGCCTGTACATGGCGGCGCGGCGGCCCGTCCGTTTGCAACACACCATAACACGCTCGATATGCCGTTGTTTTTGCGTATTGCCAATGAACTGTACTTAAAACGTCTTATAGTAGCCGGTTTTGATGGCGTTTTTGAGTTTGGCAAAATGTTCCGTAACGAGGGCATGGACCGCACCCACAACCCGGAATTTACTGCCATGGAAATTTACGTGGCCTATAAAGACTATATATGGATGATGGCCATGGTTGAAGAATGTTTGGAAACCGTTGCCAAAGCAGTACACGGCATCCCTGTGGTACAGGTAGGTCAGCATGAAATAAATTTTGCGGGGCCTTACGAAAAGCTTTCGATGTATGATTCTATATTGAAATATACAGGTATCGATGTATCGGCTATGGACGAAGCCGGTCTGCGTGAAACCTGTAAGGAACTGAATATTGAGGTTAACCCAACAATGGGTAAAGGTAAACTGATAGACGAGATATTTAGCGCTAAGGTAGAACATAATCTCATACAGCCAACTTACATTACCGACTACCCTATCGAAATGACACCGCTGGCCAAAAAGCACCGTACCAAGGATGGCCTTGTGGAGCGTTTTGAGCTGTTTGTAAATGGCAAAGAGATAGCTAATGCTTATTCTGAATTAAATGACCCTATTGACCAGCGTGAGCGTTTAGAAGAACAATTGATACTGGCAGGCAGAGGCGATGACGAAGCGATGGCTATGGACGATGATTTTCTGCGCGCACTGGAATATGGTATGCCGCCAACATCGGGCCTGGGTATTGGTATCGACAGGTTGGTAATGCTGATGACCAACCAAAGCACTATACAGGAAGTATTGTTCTTCCCGCAAATGCGTCCGGAGAAAAAGGTTAAGGTTGCTACCGCCGATGACTTTATAAACATTGGCGTACGTGCCGAATGGGTACCGGTACTTAATAAAATGGGCTTTAACACTGTTGAAGAGTTGAAAGCAGGCAATCCCAATAAGGTTTTTAATGATCTTGGCGGTATGCGCAAAAAATTAAAACTTGATATTACCATGCCAACTAAAGAAGAGGTAATGGCCTGGTTTGAATAG
- a CDS encoding SMP-30/gluconolactonase/LRE family protein, giving the protein MKKLKGIFLFLSIAAAGNVFGQDAPGLYDAGTKPQLVAKQFSFTEGPAADRYGNVFFTDQPNNKIWKYDTNGKLSVFLDSAGRSNGMYFDKKGNLISCADAKDELWSISPKGKITVLLKDYNGHLFNGPNDVWIRPDGGIYITDPYYQRDYWTRKQPDLDGQKLYYLPKGQHRAIMVDDKFVRPNGIIGTPDGKTLYVADIGDNKTYKYDINKDGSLSNRTLFIPQGSDGMTIDEQGNIYLCGKGITIVNPKGEKIGHIDIDEPWSANICFGGKNKDVLFITASKAVYTMKMNVKGAN; this is encoded by the coding sequence ATGAAAAAGCTCAAGGGCATATTTCTTTTTTTATCAATAGCTGCAGCAGGCAACGTATTTGGCCAGGATGCGCCGGGTTTATATGATGCCGGAACAAAACCGCAGTTGGTTGCCAAACAGTTTTCGTTTACCGAAGGCCCGGCAGCAGACCGCTATGGCAATGTTTTTTTTACCGACCAGCCCAATAATAAAATATGGAAATACGATACCAATGGTAAACTATCGGTTTTTTTAGATAGCGCAGGCCGCTCAAACGGAATGTACTTTGATAAAAAGGGAAACCTGATAAGTTGCGCCGATGCTAAAGATGAGCTATGGTCTATCAGCCCCAAGGGTAAAATCACCGTTTTGTTAAAAGATTACAATGGTCATTTGTTTAACGGACCTAATGATGTCTGGATAAGGCCCGACGGCGGTATTTACATAACCGATCCTTATTACCAGCGTGACTACTGGACCCGCAAACAACCCGACCTTGACGGTCAAAAATTATACTATCTGCCCAAAGGGCAACACCGGGCTATAATGGTCGACGATAAATTTGTGCGCCCTAATGGTATTATTGGAACACCTGATGGTAAAACTTTGTACGTGGCTGATATTGGCGATAACAAAACGTATAAGTACGATATTAATAAGGATGGTTCATTAAGCAACCGTACTTTGTTTATACCACAGGGATCAGACGGAATGACCATTGATGAGCAAGGCAATATTTATTTATGTGGTAAAGGCATTACTATAGTTAACCCCAAAGGCGAAAAAATAGGCCACATTGATATTGACGAGCCATGGTCGGCCAACATTTGTTTTGGGGGTAAAAACAAGGATGTTTTATTTATTACGGCTTCCAAAGCGGTATATACAATGAAAATGAATGTAAAAGGCGCAAATTAA
- a CDS encoding Crp/Fnr family transcriptional regulator — translation MNEKHVVLAEVLKNFAALTDNDITVGLPLWRPRKILKGDFFNMQSFVCTDLALITKGIFRIYYVPPETSEEKNVYFFSEKQFLVSFRSFINQYPCYYYIQALEDAEIISINYKDLQYLYTTPTGWEKFGRLIAELFFNYSQSRAEEFLFNTAEERYIKMLGEHPNIVNRIPAYHISSYLGIKNPSLTRIKKRLLKQKD, via the coding sequence ATGAATGAAAAGCACGTAGTACTGGCTGAAGTATTAAAAAACTTTGCAGCCCTTACAGATAACGACATTACCGTTGGTTTACCGCTATGGCGACCCCGAAAAATTTTAAAAGGCGATTTTTTTAACATGCAAAGCTTTGTATGTACAGATCTGGCTTTAATTACCAAAGGCATTTTCAGGATTTACTATGTTCCGCCGGAAACAAGTGAGGAAAAAAATGTTTACTTCTTTTCAGAAAAACAGTTCCTGGTGTCATTTCGGAGTTTTATTAACCAATATCCTTGTTATTACTATATACAAGCGCTGGAAGATGCTGAGATCATATCCATCAATTATAAAGACCTCCAATATCTTTATACCACACCCACCGGTTGGGAAAAATTTGGCCGGCTGATTGCCGAACTGTTTTTCAACTATTCACAAAGCCGGGCCGAAGAATTTTTATTTAATACAGCCGAAGAACGCTATATTAAAATGCTGGGCGAACATCCCAACATTGTTAACCGCATACCCGCTTATCATATTTCATCGTACCTGGGTATTAAAAACCCATCATTAACCCGCATTAAAAAAAGGCTGCTCAAACAAAAAGATTAA
- a CDS encoding DUF308 domain-containing protein, whose translation MKTDKTSNNQSHNIAQTANALRSLYFTRMAFSIVWVTLVSVYAKTSPQIAAVLLVIYPAWDVVGTLLDIRANRGSGNSLKPQFANAIISIVTTFAVGFALTVGVPAAIIVFGVWAGLTGIIQLILGLRRRRELGGQWPMILSGGQSLLAGVVFIITAHDPTKGIASLAGYSAFGAFYYLLAAIRLTKTARGGHQTALD comes from the coding sequence ATGAAAACTGATAAAACTTCAAACAATCAATCGCACAACATTGCTCAAACAGCAAATGCGTTGCGCTCACTTTATTTTACCCGCATGGCTTTCTCCATCGTCTGGGTTACGCTTGTATCTGTTTATGCTAAAACTTCACCCCAGATAGCGGCGGTATTATTGGTCATTTATCCGGCATGGGATGTGGTGGGTACACTGCTTGACATTCGTGCAAACCGTGGCAGCGGCAATTCATTAAAACCTCAATTTGCAAACGCGATTATCAGTATAGTTACCACCTTTGCAGTTGGTTTTGCCTTAACCGTCGGCGTTCCGGCGGCCATTATAGTATTTGGCGTATGGGCCGGCTTAACCGGAATTATACAACTGATATTAGGCTTACGCAGAAGACGCGAGCTTGGTGGCCAATGGCCAATGATTCTGAGCGGTGGTCAATCGCTACTTGCTGGTGTTGTTTTTATAATAACGGCACATGATCCAACAAAGGGTATAGCCAGCTTGGCGGGCTACTCTGCATTTGGTGCATTTTATTATTTACTTGCTGCTATCCGGCTAACTAAAACAGCACGCGGCGGTCATCAAACGGCATTAGATTGA
- a CDS encoding metal-dependent transcriptional regulator has product MNTLAEENYLKSIYHLSMDSGNVSTNQIAASLNTKASSVTDMLKKLADKALINYTRYQGVNLTPSGEKIALNIIRKHRLWEYFLVEKLKFKWDQVHDMAEEMEHISSEELIDRLDKFMDYPQHDPHGEPIPDCNGRFKSSELKPISSLAINDYGIISEVRAHNPSFLQYLEKQNLTIGKKIRIMDIIAFDHSIILQIENNKEVHISREVANNLMIAP; this is encoded by the coding sequence ATGAATACTTTAGCCGAGGAAAATTATTTAAAATCAATCTATCATTTGTCGATGGACTCTGGAAACGTGAGCACCAATCAAATTGCCGCGTCATTAAATACCAAGGCTTCGTCGGTAACCGATATGTTAAAGAAACTGGCAGATAAGGCTTTAATAAACTACACCCGTTACCAGGGTGTCAATCTTACCCCATCGGGCGAAAAAATAGCGCTTAACATTATTCGCAAACATCGCTTATGGGAGTATTTCCTGGTAGAGAAATTAAAGTTTAAATGGGACCAGGTACATGATATGGCCGAAGAGATGGAACACATATCATCAGAAGAATTGATTGACAGGCTGGATAAATTCATGGATTACCCTCAGCATGATCCACATGGTGAACCGATACCAGATTGTAACGGCAGGTTTAAATCGTCTGAACTTAAGCCTATTTCGTCACTTGCAATTAATGATTACGGAATAATATCAGAGGTGCGTGCCCATAACCCATCCTTCTTACAATATCTTGAAAAACAAAACCTAACTATAGGTAAAAAAATTAGAATAATGGACATCATTGCCTTTGATCATTCGATCATACTGCAAATTGAAAATAACAAAGAAGTTCACATCAGCCGCGAAGTGGCCAATAATTTAATGATAGCCCCATGA
- a CDS encoding retropepsin-like aspartic protease, whose amino-acid sequence MKPYTLFIALLFLTTVSRAQKFTFNQGGTLAKDYYEELPYENINGKIFLNVEIDGKNHRFLFDTGAPVAISKALAEELRAAVLHKSPVTDAYGKSTDSIAFVSLNRIKLGNTEFNNIPAVMLIPDFYNCWNVDGVIGSNILRNSIVNINPAKHLIILTNNSKKLSLNVKSSSPLVTNTSSQSDPIVKIVIADKVDVTLGFDTGDNTFIRMCDPLLKQFTKPGVYEVLAKGYGANNFSAGGLQASADKQLIKFPFITVGNGRFDNVITENNKEGSPAIGTKILDYGSVTLDFIHGKFYFDANQPLNDLNEKHWPFQPIIANNKLMVGTVWEKGIGKVKQGDQIIAIDGIDCSTISLCDVINKSILEGKDTVIVSIRDGDGNIKKVQINKE is encoded by the coding sequence ATGAAACCTTATACACTTTTTATTGCTCTGCTATTTTTAACCACCGTTTCAAGAGCGCAAAAGTTTACTTTTAACCAGGGGGGCACACTGGCCAAAGATTATTACGAAGAGCTTCCCTACGAAAACATAAATGGTAAAATCTTCTTAAACGTTGAAATAGACGGCAAAAACCATAGGTTTTTATTTGATACCGGTGCGCCCGTTGCTATCAGTAAAGCTTTAGCTGAGGAATTAAGGGCTGCTGTATTACATAAATCTCCGGTTACAGATGCGTATGGTAAAAGTACAGACTCAATTGCTTTTGTAAGCCTGAACAGAATAAAATTAGGCAACACAGAGTTTAACAACATACCCGCTGTAATGCTTATTCCTGATTTTTACAACTGTTGGAATGTTGATGGTGTTATAGGCAGCAATATACTTCGTAATTCTATAGTTAACATAAACCCGGCAAAACATCTCATTATATTAACCAATAACTCCAAAAAGCTATCGTTGAACGTTAAAAGTAGTAGTCCGTTGGTGACTAACACAAGTTCACAAAGCGACCCCATTGTCAAAATCGTTATTGCAGATAAAGTTGATGTAACCCTTGGATTTGATACCGGCGACAATACCTTTATCAGAATGTGCGATCCTTTATTAAAGCAGTTTACAAAACCGGGCGTTTATGAAGTTTTGGCCAAAGGTTATGGAGCCAACAATTTTAGTGCGGGCGGCCTGCAAGCAAGTGCAGACAAACAACTTATAAAATTTCCGTTTATAACCGTAGGCAACGGCCGGTTTGATAATGTAATTACCGAAAACAATAAAGAAGGCTCTCCGGCTATAGGAACTAAAATTTTAGATTACGGATCGGTTACGCTTGATTTTATTCACGGAAAATTTTATTTCGATGCCAATCAACCGCTCAATGACCTAAATGAAAAACATTGGCCCTTTCAGCCAATAATTGCAAATAATAAACTGATGGTTGGCACTGTTTGGGAAAAGGGAATTGGAAAAGTAAAACAAGGCGATCAAATTATTGCAATAGATGGGATTGATTGTTCAACAATAAGTTTGTGCGATGTTATTAACAAATCAATTTTAGAGGGGAAAGACACCGTTATAGTTAGTATTCGAGATGGCGACGGCAATATTAAAAAAGTGCAAATCAATAAAGAGTAA
- a CDS encoding IS1182 family transposase: protein MGGKVVFKAYDPDQLTFLPYKLEELVPAGHPVRIVKQVVDAVDVKPLNRKYKGGGASSFHPRLMLKLLIYGYLTNTYSSRKLEEQAAQNVPFMWLLGMKKPDHNTINRFRSEKLSGVLKQFFSQIVQLLVAEGIVSLKEAVFTDGTKIESAANKYSFVWGKSIKHNKEKIKSQLDELWKYAQNLANEERLDTSPTTFAEVNAERVEQTIASINAALAGQEDVDPKVKQKLNYAKKHWPENLAKYDEQEKLLAGRNSMSKTDPDATFMRMKEDHMLNGQLKPAYNLQISTQEQFILNYTLHQASTDYQTLPSHIEQYESLYKELPKAIVADAGYGSDENYGVLQQKGIEAYIKYNTFDKEQKEGIKAFSNDSLHYNEADNYLTCPMGQRMHHVGDGQRITSSGFLQLISRYQAQNCEGCPMRGACHQNPGNRIVEINHSLRKHKQAATERLNTEQGIKYRKRRPADVEPVFAQLKHNHGFRRFLLKGMSKTEVEIGLLSIAHNLRKWKA, encoded by the coding sequence ATGGGAGGCAAGGTAGTCTTTAAGGCATATGATCCGGACCAGTTAACGTTTTTACCGTATAAACTGGAAGAATTGGTACCGGCAGGTCATCCGGTACGGATAGTTAAACAGGTGGTTGACGCGGTCGATGTCAAGCCACTCAACCGGAAGTACAAAGGCGGCGGCGCGTCGAGTTTTCATCCCCGGCTGATGCTGAAGCTGCTGATCTACGGTTACCTGACCAATACGTATTCCTCACGTAAACTGGAGGAGCAGGCGGCCCAGAACGTGCCCTTCATGTGGCTTTTAGGGATGAAAAAGCCTGACCATAATACCATCAACCGCTTTCGCAGTGAAAAGCTGTCGGGTGTATTAAAGCAATTCTTTTCCCAGATCGTGCAGTTATTAGTGGCCGAAGGTATCGTATCGCTGAAAGAAGCAGTGTTTACCGATGGGACGAAGATTGAGTCAGCAGCGAATAAGTATAGCTTTGTATGGGGCAAAAGCATAAAGCATAACAAAGAGAAGATCAAAAGCCAACTGGATGAGTTATGGAAATATGCCCAGAACCTGGCGAATGAAGAGCGGCTGGACACCTCGCCCACTACGTTTGCAGAAGTGAATGCCGAAAGGGTGGAACAGACCATTGCCAGCATTAATGCAGCCTTAGCCGGGCAAGAGGATGTAGACCCTAAAGTAAAGCAAAAGCTGAATTATGCAAAAAAGCATTGGCCGGAGAACCTGGCCAAATATGATGAACAGGAAAAGTTATTGGCTGGGCGTAACAGTATGTCAAAGACGGACCCGGATGCCACGTTCATGCGGATGAAAGAAGACCATATGCTGAACGGTCAACTCAAGCCTGCTTATAACCTGCAGATCTCCACCCAAGAGCAGTTCATTCTCAATTACACCCTGCACCAGGCTTCGACCGATTATCAAACGCTACCCTCACACATCGAACAGTACGAATCCCTTTATAAAGAACTACCCAAAGCGATAGTTGCCGATGCAGGTTACGGCTCGGACGAGAACTATGGTGTGCTGCAGCAAAAAGGTATTGAAGCTTATATCAAATACAATACGTTCGACAAGGAACAAAAAGAAGGTATCAAAGCATTCAGTAACGATAGTCTCCATTATAACGAAGCGGATAACTATCTAACCTGCCCGATGGGCCAGCGCATGCACCATGTTGGCGACGGTCAGCGGATAACTTCTTCAGGTTTTCTGCAGTTGATCAGCCGCTATCAGGCGCAGAACTGTGAAGGCTGCCCGATGCGGGGCGCATGTCACCAAAACCCCGGCAACCGGATCGTCGAGATCAACCACAGTCTGAGAAAACATAAACAGGCAGCGACGGAAAGATTGAATACAGAACAGGGCATCAAATACCGAAAACGAAGACCCGCCGATGTGGAGCCGGTATTCGCACAACTGAAGCACAATCATGGTTTCAGACGATTCCTGTTGAAAGGAATGTCCAAAACAGAGGTAGAAATAGGGTTATTATCCATCGCTCATAACCTCAGAAAATGGAAAGCCTGA